Proteins encoded by one window of Pseudomonas sp. PSKL.D1:
- a CDS encoding GltB/FmdC/FwdC-like GXGXG domain-containing protein: MKTIDLSSASVRELNQALHGDLQDREWQVSHPGGKHNLAVGINQAVSVDIDGHAGYYCAGMNQQATITVHGNVGVGVAENMMSGTVRVKGSASQAAGATAHGGLLVIEGDAGARCGISMKGVDIVVGGSIGHMSCFMGQAGRLVVCGDAGDALGDSLYEVRIYVKGAVQSLGSDCIEKEMRAEHLQELQELLNKAGLDHKAADFKRYGSARQLYNFKVDNASAY; encoded by the coding sequence ATGAAAACGATCGACCTTTCCAGCGCCTCGGTGCGCGAACTCAACCAGGCCCTGCACGGCGACCTGCAGGACCGCGAATGGCAGGTCAGCCACCCGGGCGGAAAACACAACCTGGCCGTGGGCATCAACCAGGCCGTGTCGGTGGATATCGACGGCCACGCTGGCTACTACTGCGCCGGCATGAACCAGCAGGCCACCATCACCGTGCACGGCAACGTCGGCGTGGGCGTGGCCGAGAACATGATGTCCGGCACTGTACGGGTCAAGGGCAGCGCTTCCCAGGCTGCCGGCGCCACCGCCCATGGCGGCTTGCTGGTGATCGAAGGCGACGCCGGTGCCCGTTGCGGTATTTCCATGAAAGGCGTGGACATCGTGGTGGGCGGCAGCATCGGCCACATGAGCTGCTTCATGGGCCAGGCCGGGCGCCTGGTGGTGTGTGGCGATGCCGGTGATGCGCTGGGCGATTCGCTGTACGAGGTGCGCATTTACGTCAAAGGCGCGGTGCAGTCGCTGGGTTCGGACTGCATCGAAAAAGAAATGCGCGCCGAGCACCTGCAAGAGCTGCAGGAGCTGCTGAACAAAGCCGGCCTGGACCACAAGGCCGCCGATTTCAAACGCTACGGCTCGGCCCGCCAGCTGTACAACTTCAAAGTCGACAACGCCAGCGCGTACTGA
- a CDS encoding class II glutamine amidotransferase: MCGIVGLYLKKPELEAQLGKLFEPMLQAMTDRGPDSAGFAIYGDEVADGWVKLTLQASNVDFPWADLMGQLEGRLGCSLDWFQNASAAVLKVHTTEAQARAALAELAPQVRIMSAGQSIEILKGMGLPEEISSRFGLAGMKGSHIIGHTRMATESAVTMEGSHPFSTGADLCLVHNGSLSNHFRLRQELKREGITFETDNDTEVAAGYLTWRLQQGDSLAQALDGALEDLDGFFTFAIGTRNGFAVIRDPIACKPAVLAETDDYVAMASEYQALASLPGIDKAKVWEPAPATLYVWERESA, from the coding sequence ATGTGTGGAATCGTAGGTCTGTACCTGAAAAAACCGGAGCTGGAGGCCCAATTGGGCAAGCTCTTCGAACCCATGCTGCAGGCCATGACCGACCGCGGCCCCGACAGCGCGGGCTTCGCCATCTATGGCGATGAAGTGGCCGATGGCTGGGTCAAGCTGACCCTGCAGGCCAGCAACGTCGACTTCCCCTGGGCCGATTTGATGGGCCAACTTGAAGGCCGCCTGGGCTGCTCGCTGGACTGGTTCCAGAACGCCAGCGCCGCCGTGCTCAAAGTGCATACCACTGAAGCGCAGGCCCGTGCGGCGCTGGCTGAACTGGCGCCGCAAGTGCGCATCATGAGCGCCGGGCAAAGCATCGAAATCCTCAAGGGCATGGGCTTGCCCGAAGAAATCTCCAGCCGTTTCGGCCTGGCTGGCATGAAGGGCAGCCACATCATCGGCCACACCCGCATGGCCACCGAAAGCGCCGTGACCATGGAAGGCAGCCACCCGTTTTCCACCGGCGCCGACCTGTGCCTGGTACACAACGGTTCGTTGTCCAACCACTTCCGCCTGCGCCAGGAACTCAAGCGCGAAGGCATCACGTTCGAAACCGATAACGACACCGAAGTGGCCGCCGGCTACCTGACCTGGCGCTTGCAGCAGGGCGACAGCCTGGCTCAGGCCCTGGACGGTGCGCTGGAAGACCTGGACGGCTTCTTCACCTTCGCCATCGGCACCCGCAACGGCTTTGCCGTGATCCGCGACCCGATTGCCTGCAAACCGGCCGTGCTGGCCGAAACCGATGACTACGTGGCCATGGCCTCCGAGTACCAGGCCCTGGCCAGCCTGCCGGGCATCGACAAGGCCAAGGTCTGGGAACCGGCGCCGGCCACCTTGTACGTCTGGGAGCGCGAAAGCGCCTGA
- the glnT gene encoding type III glutamate--ammonia ligase: MLPAETQRTLDQHGIKYVLAQFVDIHGSAKTKSVPVSGLKMVAEEGAGFAGFAICGMGMEPHGPDFMARGDLSTLIPVPWQPGYGRVVCVGHVNGQPWPYDSRYVLQQQVQRLADKGWTLNTGLEPEFSLFRRDEGGKLQLVDASDNLDKPCYDYKGLSRSRLFLERLTEALQPVGFDIYQIDHEDANGQFEINYTYSDAMESADRFTFFRMAAGEIANDLGMICSFMPKPDPKRAGNGMHFHLSLASSTNKNLFHDPADSSGMGLSKLAYHFAAGLLAHGPALCAFAAPTVNSYKRLVVGRSLSGATWAPAFVAYGANNRSAMVRIPYGRLEFRLPDAGCNPYLVTAAIIAAGLDGIDRQLEPGEMCNENLYNLSLEEIAARGIKTLPQSLKEAADALEADPLFREVLGAEIVDEFIKLKRMEWVEYCRHVSDWEIQRYTEFF, translated from the coding sequence ATGTTGCCAGCAGAAACCCAGCGCACCCTCGACCAGCACGGTATCAAGTATGTGCTGGCGCAGTTCGTCGATATCCATGGCTCGGCGAAAACCAAGTCGGTGCCGGTCTCGGGCCTGAAGATGGTGGCCGAAGAGGGCGCCGGCTTTGCCGGGTTTGCCATCTGCGGCATGGGCATGGAGCCGCACGGCCCGGATTTCATGGCCCGTGGTGACTTGTCCACGCTGATACCGGTGCCGTGGCAACCGGGCTATGGCCGGGTAGTGTGCGTGGGCCATGTCAACGGTCAGCCCTGGCCGTATGACAGCCGCTACGTGTTGCAGCAGCAGGTGCAGCGCCTGGCCGACAAAGGCTGGACGCTCAATACCGGGCTGGAACCCGAGTTCAGCCTGTTCCGCCGCGACGAAGGCGGGAAGCTGCAACTGGTGGACGCCTCCGACAACCTCGACAAGCCGTGCTACGACTACAAGGGCCTGTCACGCTCGCGGCTGTTCCTGGAGCGCCTCACCGAAGCGTTGCAGCCGGTGGGCTTTGACATCTACCAGATCGACCACGAAGACGCCAACGGCCAGTTCGAGATCAACTACACCTACAGCGACGCCATGGAGTCGGCCGACCGCTTCACATTCTTCCGCATGGCCGCCGGTGAAATCGCCAATGACCTGGGCATGATCTGCTCGTTCATGCCCAAGCCCGACCCCAAGCGTGCCGGCAACGGCATGCACTTCCACCTGTCGCTGGCCAGCAGCACCAACAAGAACCTGTTCCACGACCCCGCCGACAGCAGCGGCATGGGCCTGTCGAAACTGGCCTATCACTTTGCCGCTGGCCTGTTGGCCCACGGCCCGGCGCTGTGTGCGTTCGCGGCGCCTACGGTCAACTCCTACAAGCGGCTGGTAGTGGGCCGCTCGTTGTCTGGCGCCACCTGGGCCCCGGCCTTCGTGGCCTACGGCGCCAACAACCGTTCGGCGATGGTGCGTATCCCGTATGGCCGCCTGGAGTTCCGCCTGCCCGACGCCGGCTGCAACCCGTACCTGGTAACGGCCGCGATCATTGCTGCCGGCCTCGACGGCATCGACCGGCAGCTGGAGCCGGGCGAGATGTGCAACGAAAACCTCTACAACCTGAGCCTGGAAGAGATCGCCGCCCGCGGCATCAAGACCTTGCCGCAATCGCTCAAGGAAGCCGCCGACGCCCTGGAGGCCGACCCGCTGTTCCGCGAGGTGCTCGGCGCCGAGATCGTCGATGAGTTCATCAAGCTCAAGCGCATGGAATGGGTGGAGTACTGCCGCCACGTCTCCGACTGGGAAATCCAGCGCTACACCGAATTTTTCTGA
- a CDS encoding helix-turn-helix domain-containing protein, whose protein sequence is MSTETEPRLRLEQYLGLQIKRQRQAQSLKLADVARIAGISQGMLSKIENAQVSTSLDTLSRLCDVLGMPMAKLFSQYDQPDGNALLVKAGEGLEVVRRGTEKGHTYHLLNHARGPKKNFEAYMVSMDDASEEFPTFAHPGTEFLHLLEGELVYRHGNQLYHMHAGDSLTFDGETPHGPEQLVQVPIRLLSIMNYGDE, encoded by the coding sequence ATGTCGACCGAAACCGAACCACGCCTTCGCCTGGAGCAGTACCTGGGCTTGCAGATCAAACGCCAACGGCAGGCCCAGTCGCTGAAACTGGCCGATGTGGCACGCATTGCCGGCATCAGCCAAGGCATGCTCAGCAAAATCGAAAACGCGCAGGTATCCACCAGCCTCGACACCCTCAGCCGCCTGTGCGACGTGCTGGGCATGCCCATGGCCAAACTGTTCAGCCAATACGACCAGCCTGATGGCAATGCGCTGCTGGTGAAGGCCGGCGAAGGCCTGGAGGTAGTGCGCCGCGGCACCGAGAAAGGCCACACCTACCATTTGCTCAATCACGCCAGGGGGCCGAAGAAGAACTTCGAGGCGTACATGGTGAGCATGGATGACGCCAGCGAGGAATTCCCCACCTTCGCCCACCCGGGCACGGAGTTTCTGCATTTGCTCGAAGGTGAACTGGTGTACCGCCACGGCAACCAGCTGTACCACATGCATGCCGGCGACAGCCTGACCTTCGACGGCGAAACGCCCCATGGGCCAGAGCAACTGGTGCAGGTGCCGATTCGCCTGCTGTCGATCATGAACTACGGCGACGAATGA
- a CDS encoding DMT family transporter yields the protein MIATSLPVAGAATGHRNALLVAHLAAVLFGLTGILGHLIDADASIITFGRATFAFIALGFVAGLKGTRLLDALTLRNLPILGLTGALLAAHWVTFFIAVKVGGVAVATLGFASFPAFIALIERSVFGQRIGATQALLLMMVTTGLVLVVPTFDLLDKGTIGLLWGLASGLAFALLTVANRRRASSMNAMQVAFWQNVVVAMLVGPFAFTQLGSTSLAGSDWVNLALLGVFCTGLSQFLFVKSLEGLEARTAGMIIALEPVYAILGAWWLFGEQPSVRMAAGAALIVLATVLAAWRAAPAAQGDTSRCAH from the coding sequence ATGATCGCTACCTCACTGCCCGTAGCCGGTGCTGCCACCGGCCACCGTAACGCCCTGCTCGTCGCCCACCTGGCCGCTGTGCTGTTCGGCCTGACGGGCATTCTTGGCCACCTGATCGATGCCGACGCCAGCATCATCACCTTTGGCCGCGCCACCTTCGCCTTTATTGCACTGGGCTTTGTTGCCGGGCTCAAGGGCACGCGCCTGCTTGACGCCCTGACCCTGCGCAACCTGCCCATCCTTGGCCTGACCGGCGCTCTGCTGGCGGCGCACTGGGTGACCTTTTTCATTGCGGTGAAGGTGGGCGGTGTGGCGGTGGCAACGCTAGGTTTCGCCAGCTTCCCCGCCTTCATCGCGCTGATCGAGCGTAGCGTGTTCGGCCAGCGCATCGGCGCCACCCAGGCGCTGTTGCTGATGATGGTCACCACCGGCCTGGTGTTGGTGGTGCCGACCTTCGACTTGCTCGACAAGGGCACCATCGGCCTGCTCTGGGGCCTGGCATCCGGCCTGGCCTTCGCGCTGCTGACCGTGGCCAACCGCCGCCGCGCTTCAAGCATGAACGCGATGCAGGTGGCTTTCTGGCAGAACGTGGTGGTGGCCATGCTGGTGGGGCCGTTTGCCTTTACCCAGCTGGGCAGCACCAGCCTGGCGGGCAGCGACTGGGTCAACCTGGCGTTGCTGGGTGTGTTCTGCACCGGGCTGTCGCAGTTCCTGTTCGTCAAGAGCCTGGAAGGCCTTGAGGCGCGCACGGCGGGCATGATCATCGCGCTGGAGCCGGTGTACGCCATCCTTGGCGCCTGGTGGCTGTTTGGCGAGCAGCCGAGCGTGCGCATGGCCGCCGGCGCGGCGTTGATCGTGCTGGCAACGGTCCTGGCGGCCTGGCGGGCAGCACCTGCAGCGCAAGGTGATACCAGCCGCTGCGCACATTGA